The segment CAGCTCCACCACAGCGGGATCGAGGAATGGCACGCGCATCTCGACGCCGTTGGACATGCTGGTCCGGTCGACCCGTTGCAGCTCGGTGCGACCCAGGTTGGCGATCTTGTGAAGAAACAATCGGTGCTGTTGTTCGGAGTCGATGTTGGCGTACATCGGATATCCGCCGAACAGCTCATCGGATCCGTCGCCCCCGATGGCGATCTTGATCCCGCACTCGTGAATTCGCCGAAACAGCGGAATAGAGACTGCAGCGTTAATGATGTCGCCGTACTCGGTCAACTCCGAAGCCTCGATGGCCTCGCGAATCTGTGGGTACCGAATCGACCTTGGTTTGATCTCAATGACTTCGTGCCGGACACCCAACTCCGTGGTGAGTCGGCGCGCGTAGGCCAGGTCTTCGCTTTGCGCGGTGCCAATGGTGAATGCCACGCAGTCGGGATGCTGGTCTACCACATGCTTGAGAACAATCGAGGAGTCCAGGCCGCCCGAAAGAATGACACCAATGGTCAGGTCGGAGTCGATCCGAACCGAGATCGCGTCAGAGATCGCGGCGCGCACCGCCGCGGTCGCTTCGTGTACGTCGACGATAGGCGGCGCGCTGTGTCCGAGTCGTGCCAGATCGACGTGCGGAGTCAGGTCGGATTTGCCGTCAGGCGTCAACCAGCCGTGGTGACCAGGCTCGACCTCGAAGACCGTCGCCCCAAGCCCGGCAAGCGCCTTTATCTCCGAGGCGACATGCCACTGGTCGTTGGCGCGCGCGAAGTACAGCGGCTTGACGCCTATCGCGTCACGCGCTAGATACGTTCGGCCGCTGGCGGGTTCGACAGCGGCGAATGCGTATTCGCCGCGTAACCGGTCGACCGCGTGCTCGCCCCATTCGCTGAATGCTTCGGCGATGACCTCGGTATCTGATTCCGAGCGGAACGTGCGGCCGAGCGCGCCGAGCTCGGCCAGCAAGGGGCGATAGTTGTAAATTTCCCCGTTGTAGCAGAGCAGCCACCGACCGTCATCGAATATCCACGGCTGCACGGCACGCTCACGATCAACGATCGGTAGACGCCGGGTGCCGGCGAGTAGTCCGGGCCGGCTGACGGATTCGCTGACGGTGCCTCGGGCAGCGATCGTTTCCATCATCTGGCCGAACACCGCGAGATCCGAGGTGTGATCTCGCGTTTCGCCGACAATGAGCGCAATTCCACACACTGGCAGTTATCCCATTCCACTCTGGCCGCGCCACATCGCACGCAGCTGCGGGACAAAGCTGGGGTTCACGCAAACGTGCCAGGCCTGACCTTCATCGATCAAGTTGATCTGTCCCTCCGACGCGCGACGACTGAGCACTCCTT is part of the Antricoccus suffuscus genome and harbors:
- a CDS encoding asparagine synthetase B family protein → MCGIALIVGETRDHTSDLAVFGQMMETIAARGTVSESVSRPGLLAGTRRLPIVDRERAVQPWIFDDGRWLLCYNGEIYNYRPLLAELGALGRTFRSESDTEVIAEAFSEWGEHAVDRLRGEYAFAAVEPASGRTYLARDAIGVKPLYFARANDQWHVASEIKALAGLGATVFEVEPGHHGWLTPDGKSDLTPHVDLARLGHSAPPIVDVHEATAAVRAAISDAISVRIDSDLTIGVILSGGLDSSIVLKHVVDQHPDCVAFTIGTAQSEDLAYARRLTTELGVRHEVIEIKPRSIRYPQIREAIEASELTEYGDIINAAVSIPLFRRIHECGIKIAIGGDGSDELFGGYPMYANIDSEQQHRLFLHKIANLGRTELQRVDRTSMSNGVEMRVPFLDPAVVELAMRIPGAFKVRDGVEKWIVRQAFRDDLPDYVISRPKHGLSYSTGLHDRARLFKPLFPRVYRSFGYDLHAPLRRDFDTVLSSAGYDLDRAATREHALRDYSPVERAKDFAGAVRWNVQPPLERLLSGARNTLTGSRPDRA